The genomic segment GGCGATGTAGGAGGTGCTGGGCGCGACGACGCCCTCGTTGCGCACGAGGGTCAGGTTCTCGAACAGCGTGCCCGGCGCGACGATCTCGTCGACGACCGTCCCGGAGCCGTTCTTCAGCCGCGCCCCGTCGCCGATCTTGCCGTTCCAGGTCGTGGTGTTGTCCGACCACGACGCCGCGGCGAAGTCGACCTGGAACGTGCTCATGGTCGCCGTGTCGCCGGCCACCAGGGCCTGGCCCGGGGCGATCGATCCGGACAGGGTCCAGGTGAAGATGTCGACGCCGTTGCCGATGGCCGTGATCTGCCAGCCCGTCAGGTCGACGGTCGCGGGGCCGGAGTTCCACACCTCGATGTAGCGGTCGGTCAGGTAGTCCAGCCGCGGGTCGCACAGCTCGGAGATGAGCACGTCGGCGCGGGCCGCCGGGGCGGCGATCGTCGCGCAGAGCCAGGCCAGGACGAGCGCGGACAGGGATCGGGGCGAGAGCAGTCGGTTCATCGGATTCACCTCGCGGGGAGCCGCAGCAAGGGGAAACCAGCGATCGGACCCGGGGCCGGCGCGGGGGGCACGGCGTTCCGGGTGGGGCGCTGGGCGATTCAATGGGCTCAATGGTACGGCACGTATAACCAAAAATCAAACTATCGCGTTATCGGGGCACCACTTGCCGGCCAAATCCCGTGATTCCGGGTCACCCGTCCGGGTATAGTCGGAAGGTGTCGGGATGCCGGCGCCGACACCCGACCCCCTCACCCCGGGAGCCCCGATGAGCGACATCCGCCCCTTCCACCTGGCCTTCCCCGTCGACGACCTCGCCGCCGCGCGCCGCTTCTACGGCGGGCTGCTCGGCTGCCCCGAGGGCCGCAGCGCCGCCACGTGGATCGACTTCGACCTGTACGGCCACCAGATCGTCGCGCACCTCGTGCCCTCGCGGGACCCGGGCGGCGACCCGTCCGACCACAATCCCGTCGACGGCCACGACGTCCCGGTGCCCCACTTCGGGGTCGTGCTGGACATGGCGGACTGGCACTCGCTGCGCGATCGGCTCACCGGGGCGGGGGTGGCGTTCGTTATCGCGCCCTACGTCCGCTTCGCGGGGGAGGTCGGCGAGCAGGCGACCATGTTCTTCCGCGACCCCGCGGGCAACGCCCTCGAGTTCAAGGCCTTCGCCGATCCGTCGCAGCTCTTCGCGCGGTAGCGGCGACCGGCCGGGAACCGGATGCCCCACCCGGGATAGAAGGATCGATTCCGATTCCGCCATCCCGGGAGGCCATCATGCTGCGAACCACGATCGTATTCGGCTTCTGCCTGCTCCTGCTCGCCCCGACCCTGTCCGCCGCCCACACCACGCCCGCAGCCCCCGGCGTGGACATCGCGCTCCTGCTCGACACCTCCAACTCCATGGACGGCCTGATCAACCAGGCCAAGAGCCAGCTCTGGACCATCGTGCAGGAGTTCGCCGCGGCGAAGAAGGCCGGCTGCGCGCCGGCGCTGCGGGTGGCCCTCTTCGAGTACGGCAACACCAACCTGCCCGCCCGCGAGGGCTATATCCGGCAGGTGGTGCCCCTGGGCGACGACCTCGACGCCCTGTCCGAGGCCCTCTTCGCCCTGCAGACAAAGGGCGGCGACGAGTACTGCGGCCAGGTCATCGACGAGGCCATCACGCGGCTGGACTGGACGGCCGCCGCGGACTCCTACCGGGCCATCTTCATCGCGGGCAACGAGCCCTTCACCCAGGGCGGCGTCGACTTCCACGACTCGTGCGGCCGGGCGGTCGAGCGCAGCATCGTGGTCAACACGATCCACTGCGGCGACCACCGCACGGGCGTCGACGGGAAGTGGGCCGAGGGCGCCCGCCTCGGCCGGGGCGAAGCGCTGAACATCGACCAGGACCGCGAGGTCGTGCAGATCCGGTGCCCCCAGGACGACCGGATCCTGCGCCTGAACGAGGATCTGAACGGGACCTACATCTGGTTCGGCGCCAAGAAGGAGCGGGACTACTTCGGCTCCAACCAGTCGGTCCAGGACGAGAACGCCGGCAGCCTGTCGCCTTCGGTGGCCGTGAAGCGGTCCATCACCAAGGCCGGCGCCATGTACCGGAACAGCGGTCGGGACCTCGTCGACAGCTACGCCGACGACCGGGACATCCTGGACAAGGTGCCGACGGCGAACCTGCCCGAGGACATGCAGGCCATGACCCCGGACCAGCGGCGCGAGCACCTGGAGTCGATGCGGGCGGAGCGTCAGGAGATCCAGGCGGAGATCGCGCAGCTGGCCGCGGCCCGTGACGAATACCTGGCGGCCGAGATGCAGCGCCGGGCAGCCGCCGGCGACGACGAGACCCTCGGCGGCGCCATCGTCAAGGCCGTGCGCACGCAGCTGGCCGGGGCGGGATTCGACCGGTAGGGGCCGTTCGGGCCGGGCCCGCCGGCGGGCCTGGTGTGGGGGGAGTCCGGCAGGGGGCGCCGAGGACGGGGTGCGCGCCGTGCCTGTTTCTGCGTGAGCGGCCGCACCGCGATCAGTGGGCCCCGGGCCAGTGGAATCCGGAAAGCGCCACCGAAGCCAAGGTCAGGATGACGAACAGCCCGACGACCACGAAGATGATCAGCAGGGCGCTGCCCATGATCAGCGGGATCACCCGCCGGATCACCCTGCGGCCCAGGATGGCGACGATGACGGGGGCGACGAAGAGGAAGAACCCGACCCACAGCGACGGCGTCTCGCCATCCTTCAACGCCCCGATCCGGGTGGCGATGTAGGTGACGCCCAGCATCCACGTGAAGAAGAAGATCACGAACGCCATGACCGTGCTCGTGAAGAACAGCATGCAGCCGCGGCCCGCCTCCTGACCGGCCGCGAACGTGCCGTCGCCGCCGGACTCCGGTCGCCTGCCGGGCGCCCGCGCGCCCTCGGACGGGGCTCCGCAGTGCGGGCAGGCCGGCGCCCGGTCCGAAATGTCCCTGCCGCAATCGACACACTTGACCAGTCCGATGACACTCCACCTCCGGCAGATGCGGACGCCGACGCGCGAGCGTCATTCTAGGCCGCGCGGTCGGCCGACGGCAAGGGAATACCATCGACACCGCTGCCCGTTTCGTGGCCGACACGAGCGGAATCCCGCCACGGACGGGGCGACGAGACGAGAAAGGCCCGGGAGTTTCCCGGGCCTTTCTTCCGGTTTCCGCCGCCCGCCGACCGGTGTCTCAGACCGCGACCCTGCCGCCCACGAGCGCCCTGAGGTCGGACACGTAGCCGACCAGGCGATCGGCCTCGCGCTGCATCTCGACGGCCGAACTGGCCGAGTGCTCGGCGCTGCCGGCGGCCTGATGCGTCACCTGGTCGATGCCGCCCATGGCCTGGGTGATCTCCTCGATCCCGGCGACCTGCTCGTCCGATGCCGTCGCGATGCCGCCCACCAGGTCGACCGCCTGCCCGGCGTTGCGGGACACCACGCCGAAGGCCGCGATGGTGCGCTCGACGATGGTGCTGCCCGCGTGGATGCGGCCCATGTTCGCCTCGATCTGCGCACCGGTGTCCCGGGCCGAATCGGCGGCGCGCCGGGCCAGGTTGCGGACCTCCTCGGCGACGACGGCGAAGCCCTTGCCGGCCTCGCCCGCCCGGGCCGCTTCCACCGCCGCGTTGAGCGCCAGCAGGTTGGTCTGGAACGCGATCTCATCGATGGTGCGGACGATGCCCTGGGTCTCCGCGCTGGCCGCGGTGATCTCGTTCATGGAGGCATCGAGGTCGGCCATGCTGCGGTCGGCGGTCGCGATGGCGCCGCTGATGCCCTGCATGAGCGTGTCGGCCTCGCGGGCGCTCGTCGCGTTGGTGCGGCTCTGGGCGTC from the bacterium genome contains:
- a CDS encoding zinc ribbon domain-containing protein, whose protein sequence is MCRRWSVIGLVKCVDCGRDISDRAPACPHCGAPSEGARAPGRRPESGGDGTFAAGQEAGRGCMLFFTSTVMAFVIFFFTWMLGVTYIATRIGALKDGETPSLWVGFFLFVAPVIVAILGRRVIRRVIPLIMGSALLIIFVVVGLFVILTLASVALSGFHWPGAH
- a CDS encoding VOC family protein, which encodes MSDIRPFHLAFPVDDLAAARRFYGGLLGCPEGRSAATWIDFDLYGHQIVAHLVPSRDPGGDPSDHNPVDGHDVPVPHFGVVLDMADWHSLRDRLTGAGVAFVIAPYVRFAGEVGEQATMFFRDPAGNALEFKAFADPSQLFAR
- a CDS encoding VWA domain-containing protein; translated protein: MLRTTIVFGFCLLLLAPTLSAAHTTPAAPGVDIALLLDTSNSMDGLINQAKSQLWTIVQEFAAAKKAGCAPALRVALFEYGNTNLPAREGYIRQVVPLGDDLDALSEALFALQTKGGDEYCGQVIDEAITRLDWTAAADSYRAIFIAGNEPFTQGGVDFHDSCGRAVERSIVVNTIHCGDHRTGVDGKWAEGARLGRGEALNIDQDREVVQIRCPQDDRILRLNEDLNGTYIWFGAKKERDYFGSNQSVQDENAGSLSPSVAVKRSITKAGAMYRNSGRDLVDSYADDRDILDKVPTANLPEDMQAMTPDQRREHLESMRAERQEIQAEIAQLAAARDEYLAAEMQRRAAAGDDETLGGAIVKAVRTQLAGAGFDR